In bacterium, the genomic stretch GGCAACGGGTTGTGAGGGGAGGGCAGGGCGTCCCGCCTGCCCTCCCCGACCGTCGGTCCCAGGGGGAGTCGGGCCACGCGCCCGGCCTGAGGGTCCAGCCGATCGGCGCCTCACATGGAGGAGACCGTGAGTGAGACGCGTCCGGTAACGACCAGCACCATCAGCCGGGAAACCGTCGAGCGGCAGAGCGCCGCGGCCGGCGAACCGGCGTGGCTCCTGGAGCGCCGCGTGGCGGCGTGGGAGGCGTTCGTTCGTCTGCCCCCGCCGTCGCCGATCGACGAGGAGTGGCGGCGGACCGACCTGAGCGCTCTCGACTTCAACGCGCTCCGGCCGCTCGCCGCGGAGTCGGGGCGCAAGGCGACGCCGCCCGCGCCTCTCATGCGCCTGGTCGGCGATCCGGCCGAAGCGGCGGGGCTCCGCCTCGTGCTTGACGGGACGCAGATCCAATCCCGGCTCGCGACCGAACTGGCGAAGGACGGGGTGGTGTTCTCCTCGCTGAACGACGCGGTGCAGACCCACGCCGATCTGGTCCGCTCGCATCTCGGCACCGTCGTGCGGGACGACGAGAACCGATATCGGGCGCTCCACGGCGCGTTGTGGTCGGGCGGGACGTTCCTCTACGTGCCCGACGGGGTGGAGGTGGACCTCCCGCTCGTCGCGGGCACCTGGCTCGACCGCGACGGCCTGCTCTACTCGCCGCACACGCTCATCGTCGCGGGCGAGCGGAGCCGGGTGACGCTCGTCGAGCTCTCGGCCTCGGCCGAGGCGCCGGCCCGGACGCTCATCAATCACGAGGTCGAGCTGATTCCGAAGCCCGGGGCGCAGATCCGCTATGTGAACCTGGAGGACTGGGGGCGGAACGTTTGGGAGCTCGGCATCGTGCGCACGGTCGTCGAGCGCGACGCGACCGTCCACAGTCTGATGGTGGCGTTCGGCGCGGGCCTCATCAAGACGAACGTGGAGTCCAGTCTGGTGGGACCGGGCGCGACCTCGGAGATGCTGGGAGTGCTGTTTGGCGACGGCACCCAGCACTTTGACTACCATACGTTGCAGGAGCACGCCGCACCCAGCACCACGAGCGATCTGCTCTATAAAGGCGCGCTCAAGGACAAGGCGCGCTCGGTGTTTGCCGGGTTGATCCGCGCGAACCACGGGGCGCAGAAGACGAACGCGTTCCAGCTCAACCGCAACCTGGTGCTCTCGGAAGGCGCGCGGGCGGACAGCATGCCGAAGCTCGAGATCTTGGCGAACGACCTTCGGTGCACGCACGGCGCGAGCACGAGCCGGCTCAACGAGGACCAGATCTTCTACCTGATGAGCCGCGCCCTGCCCCGTTCCACGGCCATCCGGATGATGGTCGACGGATTCTTCGCGGAGATCTTCGATCGGATCCCGCTCGACTTGGTCCGCCAGCGACTCAACCGTGCGATCGAGCGCAAGATGGCGGACACGATATGAGCGAGTTCGTCCGAGTCGGCCGAGTGGCGGATCTGCCGCCGGGCTCCGTGACCCAGGTGGAGGTGGACGGGCACCTGGTCGCGCTCGCCAACGTCGACGGACAGTTCTACGCGATCGACGACACCTGTACGCACGAGGAGGCGTCGCTCAGCGAGGGCGGGCTCGTTGCGGAGATCGTCGTGTGCCCCAAACACGGGTCCCGCTTCAATGTGAAGACCGGCCGGGTCCTCTCGCTGCCGGCGGTGCGGTCGGTCGCGGTCTATCCGGTTCGGGTCGAGGGCGGCGACGTGCTGATCTCGCCCGATGCGCAGCCGCCGAGTGGGATGCCGCACCGGCGGTAGCCGGCGCGGGGGACGCCCGGCTCGAGGAGGCACCCACCGGCAACCTCCGGGGGCGGGCGCGAGGAGGGAACGTCATGGCGATTCCAGCGACGATCCGCGAGGACTTTCCCATCCTGAAGCAGCGGGTTCATGGGAAGCCGCTCGTCTATCTCGACAGCGCGAACACGTCGCAGAAGCCGCGACAAGTGATCGACGCCCTTGTGCGGTACTATGAGGAGTACAACGCGAATATCCACCGCGGGGTATACGCCATCGCCGAGCGCGCGACGGCGGAATACGAGGCGGCGCGCGCCAAGATGGCCCGGTTTCTCGGTGCGGCCGAGCCGGCCGAGGTCGTCTTTACGCGCAACATCACCGAAGCGCTGAACCTCGTGGCGCATTCTTGGGGCCGCCGTCACGTGGGCCCCGGCGACGAGATCCTCACGACGGAGATGGAGCACCACAGCGATCTTGTGCCGTGGCAGTTCCTCGCGCAGGAACGCGGCGCGCGCCTCAGGCACATCCCGTTCGATGGTGAAGGCCGCCTCGTGCTGGACGATCTCGATCGCCTGATCAATGCGCGGACGAAGATCGTGGCGCTGGTTCACGTCAGCAACGCCTTCGGGACGGTCAACCCGGTCACGGAAATCGCCCGGCGCGCCCACGCGCACGGGGCCGTTGTCGTCGTGGATGGGGCACAAAGCGCGCCGCACCGCCCAGTGGACGTGCGCGCGCTCGGGGCGGACTTCTTCGGGTTCACGGGCCACAAGATGCTTGCGCCGATGGGCGTTGGCGGGCTCTGGGGACGGCGCGCCCTGCTCGAGGAGATGGAGCCGTTTCTGGGCGGCGGCGAGATGATCAGCGACGTGTGGCTCGATCACGCGACGTGGAACGACGTGCCGTGGAAGTTCGAGGCCGGCACCCAGAACGTCGGGGACACGATCGCGTTGGGCGTGGCGGTCGAGTACCTGGAGCGCCTCGGCATGGACGCGGTCGCGGCGCACGAGCGCGAGATCACCACCTACGCGCTCGAGCGGCTTCGGGAGGTGCCGGGTCTTCGGATCCTCGGGCCCACGACCGGAGACCGCGGCGGCGTCATTTCGTTCATGATGGACGGCGTGCACCCGCACGACGTCGCGCAGGTGCTGGACGAGGACGGCGTGTGCGTGCGGGCCGGGCACCACTGCACGAAGCCGCTGCACCGGCGCCTCGGGATCGGCTCGTCGGTGCGGGCGAGCTTCTATGTGTATACGATCCGGGAGGAGATCGACGTGCTCGTGCGCTCGCTGCTCAAGGTGAGGAGCCTGTTCCGTGTCGCTTGACGAGCTGTACCGCGACGTGATCCTGGACCACTACAGCCATCCCCGGAACAAGGGGCTGGCGGAGCCCGCGGATGCGGTCCGCGACGGCGCCAACCCGCTCTGCGGGGACGAGATCCGCGTGTCGCTCAGGGTCCGCGACGGGGTCGTCGAGGACGTCCAGTTCGACGGCAAGGGGTGCTCGATCAGCCAGGCGTCCGCGTCGATGATGACCGAGCTGGTCAAAGGGAAGCGGGTCGAGGACGCGCGGCAGGCGATCGCCGCGGTCAAGGCGATGATGCGTGGCGAACAGACGCCGCCGGACGGACTCGGGGACCTGGAGGCGCTGCAGGGCGTGCGCAAATTCCCGGTCCGCGTGAAATGCGCCACCCTCTCCTGGATCACACTCGAGCTCGCGCTCGAGGACCTCGCGGCCTCGCCCTAGGAGCGTGCCCGACCCGGGCCGGCGATGCGGTCTGGGGTCCCGACGCCTCGGCCCCGTCTCGGTGGAGGTGTGGCCTCGGCCGGTGCGCCCGGCCCGACCCGATTGCGGCGTTGGCGTCCTGATGCTAGGGTGAACGGTGAAGTAGGACCGAGGGGAGGGGCCATGGCAGGAGTGCCGTCCGGACCCAATGCGACGCCGGCCGAACCGAGGCGCAGCCAGATCGCCCCGCTCGCGCAGGCCGTCGAGATCCTGGACAGCCTGCCCGGCGGCGGCCTCGTGCTGACGACCCTGGAGCACGCGCTGAACTGGGGGCGGGCCGCGTCGCTGTGGCCGCTGACGTTCGGGCTCGCCTGCTGCGCGATCGAGATGATGGCCGCGTTTGCGAGCCGGTTCGACCTTGATCGGATGGGGGTGATTCCCCGGGCGTCGCCGCGGCAGGCGGACTTGATGATCGTCGCCGGCCGGTGCTCGATCAAGTTGGCGCCGATCGTGCGGCGGCTGTGGGAGCAGATGCCGGAGCCGCGGTACGTCATTTCGATGGGATCGTGCGCAACCTGCGGCGGGCCGTTCTTCTACGACAACTATTCGATCCTGAAGGGCGTGGATCAGGTGGTGCCCGTGGACGTCTACGTGCCGGGCTGTCCACCACGGCCCGAAGCGCTGATCGAGGGCATCCTGAAGCTGCAGGAGCGGATCAAGACGGAACCGTTCCTGCGCCGGCAAGCGCTCGCTGCGATCGAAGCCCAGGCCGGGACGCGATAGGTCGGCCCCGGCTCCGTCCGGGCGGCAATCCACACGGAGGGGACGAGACGGTGTCGCTTCGCACCGAAGAGCTGCTGCTGAACATGGGACCGCAGCACCCCAGCACCCACGGCGTGCTGCGCCTGGTTGTCACCCTCGACGGCGAAAACATCAAGGATGTCTGGCCGGACATCGGCTACCTGCACTCCTCCGTCGAGAAGATGATGGAGTACCGGACGTACGTGCAGAACGTGGCGCTGACGGATCGCGGCATGGACTATCTCGTTGCGCTCAACAACGAGGCCGCGTACTGCCTCGCGATCGAAGCCCTCGCCGGTGTCGAGGTGCCGGAGCGGGCGCGGTACATTCGCGTGATCTTTCAGGAGCTCAACCGCCTCGCCAGCCACCTTGTCTGGCTCGGTACCTGGGGGATCGATCTCGGGGCGACGACGGTCTTCCTCTGGTGCTTCCGCGAGCGCGAGCGGATTCTGGATCTGTTCGAGCAGGTCACCGGGGGGCGACTGCACCACGTGTACTTCCGGATCGGGGGCGTGTACGCCGACCTCCCGGACGGCTGGACCGGCGCGTGCGAGGCGTTTCTCGACTATTTCTTGCCGCATGTCGACGAATATCATGGGTTGCTCACCCAAAACCCGATCTTCGAGGCGCGGACCCGTGGGGTCGGGGTGATCAACCGGCGCGACGCGGTCGCGATGGGGGCGTCGGGGCCGGTGGGCCGCGCGAGCGGGATCGCGTACGACGTGCGCAAGGCCGCTCCCTACGAGGTCTACGATCGGCTGGAGTTCGACGTGCCCGTCCACACGGAGGGCGACTGCTACGCTCGGTACCTGGTGCGGATGGAGGAGATGCGGCAGTCGGTGCGGATCGTGCGGCGGGCGCTCCGAGATCTGCCGGACGGGGAGACCCGCACGCGCGTGCCCACGACGATGAAGCCGCCGCGCGGCGAGGTGTACGTCCGTACCGAGTCCCCGCGCGGCACGCTCGGCGTGTACGCCGTGAGCGACGGCGGCGAGACACCGTACCGCGTGAAGATCCGGGCGCCCTCGTTCACCAACCTGTACGCGCTCACGGAGATGATGAAGGGGTGGAAGATCGCGGACGTCATCGCGATCCTGGGCAGCACCGACATCGTGTTGTCGGACGTGGATCGGTAGAAGGTAGGGGGGCACAGAATGAGCGTTGCCGAACGCGTCATTCGGGGGGCGGCCGCGTTGGGAACCGGCCTCGGCATGACCTTCCGCACCATGTTCCGCCCCAAGGTCACGGTGAGATATCCGGTCGAGAAGCTGCCGACCTCGCACCGCTTTCACGGGCTGCTGTCGCTGCCGATCGACCCCGAGACGGGCAAGGATCGGTGCATCATCTGCTTCCAGTGCGAGCGCATCTGCCCGGACCGGTGCATCCACATCGAGGCGGAGGGGAAGGGGAAGGAGCGTCAGCTCAGCCGTTTCGATATCGAGATCGATAAGTGCTGTTACTGCGGCCTGTGCGTCGAGGTGTGCCCGACGGAGGCGATCGTGTTCGTGCCGCAATACGAGACGTCGACGTACAACCGCGCCCGCCTTCTCTACTCGCACGAGGACCTCAACCGCGCGGCGCCCAAGGAGCCGATCGCCACGGGCATCGTCTCGAGGCGGCACGAATGACCCCCGAACGGGTTGCCGAACTGCGTCAGCGCTTTCCGCACCTCCGCGATCTCGTCGCCGAACAGCACGCGGAGGAGGCGAAGGGCGACGAGGCTTGGGCGGTCAAGGAACGCGAGTGGCAGGCCGCGGTCGAGCAGGCCAAGGCGGAGGGGAAACCGGCCCCGCGGCCGCTCCGGCGGGAAGAATCGCCCGTGTACCGGTACCGGGCGCCGACGTTTCAAGTGGGCCGCGAGGAGATCGTCGAGGTATGCCGGTGGCTCCGCGACAATCCCGAGTTCGACATGGCCGTGCTCGAGTTCGTGTCCGCGGTGGACTGGCCGGATCGGTTCGATGTGGTGTACCAACTCGTGTCCCTCGCCCGATCCCACGGCGTCATACTCAAGGTCGCGGTGGCGAAGGACGATGCGCACGTCCCCTCCGTCGTCGAGGTCTGGCGCGGCGCGGACTGGCACGAGCGCGAGGCCTACGACCTGTTCGGCATTGTGTTTGACGGGCATCCGGATCTGCGGCGCATCATGATGAGCGAGGACTGGAAAGGGCATCCGCTGCGCAAGGACTACGTCTACGAGGACCCCCAGTGGCTGGTCGACGTTGCGGTCAAGCGGCAGCGCGAGATCGCGGCCACGGGGGACGGCGACGGGCGGGGCTCGCGAAGCTGACGCCGCGGGGCCCAAGGGGTTCCGGGTTCCGGCGTCCGCCGTCCTTTATCGAATCTTTACACGGTTCGCGCTAAGATGGAGGCCACGGGCGTTGTAGAATGAGGGCAGCGCGGGCCGGTGAACCTGAGAGCCCGCCCCCGGGGTGGGAGCGATGACACGGAAACGGGTGATGTGGGCGCGCGGCTTCTGGGCCGGGGCCGCCGGAGGCGTTGCGGTCGCGGCAGTGCTGTTCGCGTACCGTTTTGCCACGGGGATGCCGACGCTGCAGGAGGCGCTCGCCGAGCGCATGATTCGCATGCTGCCCTATCAGGTCTTCGCCCTGATCCTCGAGAAGCTGCAGCACCAGGCCAAACCGCTCGGGTTGGCCATGGCGGTCCTGACGAGCATCATCGGGCTCGGCGTCGGCGGGATGGTGTACGCCGGGCTGGCCCGCGGGAGCCGGTGGCCGCGCACCGCGCTCATCGTTGCCACCGCCGCGGTCGTCTGGGTGATCCTGACGTTTGCGTTTCTCCCCGGAATCGAAGGCGGGCTGCTGGGGGTGCCGCTGACGACCGTCGTCACCGCACCCGAACTCCCGATGGCGATCGCGAGCCTGGTCTACGGGCTCGTGCTGGTGCTGCTGTACGGGCGTCCTGGAGAGGCACGCGCGATGGCCCGAGAGAGCCGGCCGGGAAGCGGCGGCGTCGCGGCGTCCGCGCAGACGGGGACCGCTCGAGGCGGGGACACCGTCGGGCGTCGGGATCTGCTACGTCGGTCGGCGCTGCTCGTGCTGGCGGCCGCCGCCGGCACGACGGCGGCGTCGTGGATCACGGCCGCCGGCGGCGCGGTGGCGCGCGCGGCCGAGCAGACGTTCCGGTTGATCAAGGGGATGCCGGACGAACTGACGCCGATCGGAGAGTTCTATCAGGTGTCCAAGAACTTCTTCGACCCCACGGTCGACGTGAAGAAGTGGACGCTCGAGGTCACCGGGATGGTAAACAAGCCGCTCAAGTTCTCGTTCGACGAGTTTCAGAAGGCGGCGGCGCCGGTGGAGCGGTACCACACGTTTGAGTGCATCAGCAACGAGGTGGGCGGCGACTTGATCGGCAACGCGAAGTGGACGGGGTTGCGGATGAAGGATGTGCTGGATCTCGCCGGGCTGAAGCCCGGGGTCACGAACATCATCATGCGCAGCGCCGACAGCTACGCGGAGTCGATGTCGATCGACGTCGCCATGGATCCGATGACGCTGCTGGCCTACAAGATGGACGGCGAGCCGATCCCGCAGAAGCACGGCGCGCCCGTGCGCGTGCTCATCATGAACCGGTACGGGATGAAGCAGCCAAAGTGGCTCACCAGCATCGAGGCGGCAAACCACGATTTCACGGGGTACTGGGAACAGCAAGGCTGGAGCAAGCAGGCGCTCGTGAAGACGAACAGTGCGTTCAAGGTCGAGACGAAGGACGGCACGATGCTCGCGCTCGGCGGCTGGGCGTTCGCCGGCGATCGCGGGATCTCCAAGGTGGAAGTCAGTCCCGACGACGGCAAGACGTGGATCCAAGCGGCCGTGAAACCGGCGCTCGGGCCGAACGCCTGGCAGTTCTGGTCGCTCCAATGGACGCCCCCGCAGAAGGGCGAGTACAGCCTGAAGGTCCGCGCGACCGACGGGAAGGGGGCGCTGCAACCGGAGAGCCCGGCGCCTACGCTGCCCGACGGAGCGCAAGGGTACCATACGGTCCGCGTAAAGTTCGACTGACAGCTGCCTCGGGGCGCATCGCCGCGGCGCCGCCGGAGTTCCGCCGCGGGCAAGGGTTTTTTTGCGCCGTCACCCAAGAATATCCAACGTGGCTTCGCACCGGACGGCACGCGCCCCATCCTCGAACGCTCAGCGCCGCCCGCGTGGACGGGTGCGCCCGATCGTCAAGCTCGGCACGCCGGACGGCGCGGTGCTGCGCACGCGCAGCCGCCCCGTCGGGTCCGTGGGGGCCGTGGTGCGGGCATTGATCTCAGACCTGATCGCGACGATGCGACGCGCCCAGGGGGTCGGTCTCGCGGCCCCGCAAGTCGGCGTGCGGCTCCGGGTCCTCGTGGCTGACCCCGGCACCGGGCCCATCGCCCTCGTGAACCCTCGCATGCGTCGCCGCTGGGGCACCCAGATCGGCCCCGAGGGCTGTCTGAGCGTTCCGGGCGTTCTGTACAATGTCCCGCGCGCGCTCGGCGTGGAGGTCGAGGGCTTCGCCGCGACCGGCCGGCGCATCCTCGTCCGCGGCACGGGATTGCTCGCGCGGATCCTCCAGCACGAGATCGACCATCTCAACGGGATCATGTTTTTCGACCGGCTTCCCAAGCGGCGAGGCGTTCGGGCCCGCGCGGCGGCGCCCGCGCGTCGACGCGCGCCTAAGACCGCTGCGGCGCGCCGAAGGAAGTGATGCGGTGGCGGAGTGGCGTTACTTCAGCGTGGGCGAGGCGGTCGCGCTCCTGCCCCGCTTG encodes the following:
- the sufD gene encoding Fe-S cluster assembly protein SufD, translating into MSETRPVTTSTISRETVERQSAAAGEPAWLLERRVAAWEAFVRLPPPSPIDEEWRRTDLSALDFNALRPLAAESGRKATPPAPLMRLVGDPAEAAGLRLVLDGTQIQSRLATELAKDGVVFSSLNDAVQTHADLVRSHLGTVVRDDENRYRALHGALWSGGTFLYVPDGVEVDLPLVAGTWLDRDGLLYSPHTLIVAGERSRVTLVELSASAEAPARTLINHEVELIPKPGAQIRYVNLEDWGRNVWELGIVRTVVERDATVHSLMVAFGAGLIKTNVESSLVGPGATSEMLGVLFGDGTQHFDYHTLQEHAAPSTTSDLLYKGALKDKARSVFAGLIRANHGAQKTNAFQLNRNLVLSEGARADSMPKLEILANDLRCTHGASTSRLNEDQIFYLMSRALPRSTAIRMMVDGFFAEIFDRIPLDLVRQRLNRAIERKMADTI
- a CDS encoding non-heme iron oxygenase ferredoxin subunit, which produces MSEFVRVGRVADLPPGSVTQVEVDGHLVALANVDGQFYAIDDTCTHEEASLSEGGLVAEIVVCPKHGSRFNVKTGRVLSLPAVRSVAVYPVRVEGGDVLISPDAQPPSGMPHRR
- a CDS encoding cysteine desulfurase → MAIPATIREDFPILKQRVHGKPLVYLDSANTSQKPRQVIDALVRYYEEYNANIHRGVYAIAERATAEYEAARAKMARFLGAAEPAEVVFTRNITEALNLVAHSWGRRHVGPGDEILTTEMEHHSDLVPWQFLAQERGARLRHIPFDGEGRLVLDDLDRLINARTKIVALVHVSNAFGTVNPVTEIARRAHAHGAVVVVDGAQSAPHRPVDVRALGADFFGFTGHKMLAPMGVGGLWGRRALLEEMEPFLGGGEMISDVWLDHATWNDVPWKFEAGTQNVGDTIALGVAVEYLERLGMDAVAAHEREITTYALERLREVPGLRILGPTTGDRGGVISFMMDGVHPHDVAQVLDEDGVCVRAGHHCTKPLHRRLGIGSSVRASFYVYTIREEIDVLVRSLLKVRSLFRVA
- a CDS encoding SUF system NifU family Fe-S cluster assembly protein, which translates into the protein MSLDELYRDVILDHYSHPRNKGLAEPADAVRDGANPLCGDEIRVSLRVRDGVVEDVQFDGKGCSISQASASMMTELVKGKRVEDARQAIAAVKAMMRGEQTPPDGLGDLEALQGVRKFPVRVKCATLSWITLELALEDLAASP
- a CDS encoding NADH-quinone oxidoreductase subunit B family protein is translated as MAGVPSGPNATPAEPRRSQIAPLAQAVEILDSLPGGGLVLTTLEHALNWGRAASLWPLTFGLACCAIEMMAAFASRFDLDRMGVIPRASPRQADLMIVAGRCSIKLAPIVRRLWEQMPEPRYVISMGSCATCGGPFFYDNYSILKGVDQVVPVDVYVPGCPPRPEALIEGILKLQERIKTEPFLRRQALAAIEAQAGTR
- a CDS encoding NADH-quinone oxidoreductase subunit D yields the protein MSLRTEELLLNMGPQHPSTHGVLRLVVTLDGENIKDVWPDIGYLHSSVEKMMEYRTYVQNVALTDRGMDYLVALNNEAAYCLAIEALAGVEVPERARYIRVIFQELNRLASHLVWLGTWGIDLGATTVFLWCFRERERILDLFEQVTGGRLHHVYFRIGGVYADLPDGWTGACEAFLDYFLPHVDEYHGLLTQNPIFEARTRGVGVINRRDAVAMGASGPVGRASGIAYDVRKAAPYEVYDRLEFDVPVHTEGDCYARYLVRMEEMRQSVRIVRRALRDLPDGETRTRVPTTMKPPRGEVYVRTESPRGTLGVYAVSDGGETPYRVKIRAPSFTNLYALTEMMKGWKIADVIAILGSTDIVLSDVDR
- a CDS encoding NADH-quinone oxidoreductase subunit I; this translates as MSVAERVIRGAAALGTGLGMTFRTMFRPKVTVRYPVEKLPTSHRFHGLLSLPIDPETGKDRCIICFQCERICPDRCIHIEAEGKGKERQLSRFDIEIDKCCYCGLCVEVCPTEAIVFVPQYETSTYNRARLLYSHEDLNRAAPKEPIATGIVSRRHE
- a CDS encoding NADH-quinone oxidoreductase subunit C: MTPERVAELRQRFPHLRDLVAEQHAEEAKGDEAWAVKEREWQAAVEQAKAEGKPAPRPLRREESPVYRYRAPTFQVGREEIVEVCRWLRDNPEFDMAVLEFVSAVDWPDRFDVVYQLVSLARSHGVILKVAVAKDDAHVPSVVEVWRGADWHEREAYDLFGIVFDGHPDLRRIMMSEDWKGHPLRKDYVYEDPQWLVDVAVKRQREIAATGDGDGRGSRS
- a CDS encoding molybdopterin-dependent oxidoreductase; amino-acid sequence: MTRKRVMWARGFWAGAAGGVAVAAVLFAYRFATGMPTLQEALAERMIRMLPYQVFALILEKLQHQAKPLGLAMAVLTSIIGLGVGGMVYAGLARGSRWPRTALIVATAAVVWVILTFAFLPGIEGGLLGVPLTTVVTAPELPMAIASLVYGLVLVLLYGRPGEARAMARESRPGSGGVAASAQTGTARGGDTVGRRDLLRRSALLVLAAAAGTTAASWITAAGGAVARAAEQTFRLIKGMPDELTPIGEFYQVSKNFFDPTVDVKKWTLEVTGMVNKPLKFSFDEFQKAAAPVERYHTFECISNEVGGDLIGNAKWTGLRMKDVLDLAGLKPGVTNIIMRSADSYAESMSIDVAMDPMTLLAYKMDGEPIPQKHGAPVRVLIMNRYGMKQPKWLTSIEAANHDFTGYWEQQGWSKQALVKTNSAFKVETKDGTMLALGGWAFAGDRGISKVEVSPDDGKTWIQAAVKPALGPNAWQFWSLQWTPPQKGEYSLKVRATDGKGALQPESPAPTLPDGAQGYHTVRVKFD
- the def gene encoding peptide deformylase — protein: MRPIVKLGTPDGAVLRTRSRPVGSVGAVVRALISDLIATMRRAQGVGLAAPQVGVRLRVLVADPGTGPIALVNPRMRRRWGTQIGPEGCLSVPGVLYNVPRALGVEVEGFAATGRRILVRGTGLLARILQHEIDHLNGIMFFDRLPKRRGVRARAAAPARRRAPKTAAARRRK